A stretch of DNA from Salmo trutta unplaced genomic scaffold, fSalTru1.1, whole genome shotgun sequence:
TCATCCATCCTTCAGTTAGCATCCTGACTTTCAGATGATTTATTGTTCTTGTTTACTTGTATGTACTGTGTACTGCAATTCAGCTTTTAGCTGCCAAGTACGGCCTGTGTGTAATAATTATAAgaaactgtaacggctgtcgtagagaggggaccaaggcgcagcgtgttgagtgctcatactgaatatttattttaactcagaatactaaagacaaaataacaaacagccaacagttctgtcaggtacaaagaataactaaacagaaaataactacccacaaacacaggtgaaaaaaaaaataacgacttaaatatgatctccaattagagacaacgaggaccagctgcctctaaaaAACTGAATGGACCCCAACCCTGGAAAGGTTAAATAGTACAGACATAGATATGAAATACATACCCATAATGCTTGAAGTGCTACTAATGTTCCTATCATCAGGCTGATTCCATAGCCCACCAAAGATAATAAGTTGGGAAGACATGGCTGAAAAGGAACAATTAAGAGTTTGTCATTTTGTGTGAAAAACAAGAGTATACAGCTCTGTATTATATCAGAACTTGAACAAATATCAGTTTattgttgtcacaccctgaccttagagagcctttatTATTCTCTatttttgttaggtcagggtgtgactagggtggatactctagttttttgtatttctatgttggcctggtatggttcccaatcagagtcAACTGtcaatcgttgtctctgattggggatcatatttaggcagccttttcccatctgttgtttgtgggatcttgctTTTGtattgttgctttttagccatacAAGGCTGTACGTTTCGTTGGTTTCTGTTTTGTTGCTGGTTCACCTTAAAAAAAGATGATGAACCcaaaccacgctgcgccttgatcTGACCATTCTTCCAACGACGTTCGTTACAATTGTATCAATGAGTACTGCAAAACCTTTGGCGCAAAATTTAAAATAAACTTTTTAGTTCTTGACAGCagagagacatttttttttattttagagttcattttgtgcaattctacacattttgacatggggtgaagagaaaatgttgccgttttaaagcaagtttgctgcaattctacacattttgccataggctGGTGAGAAATGTATGCAGTTTTTAATGACatgagtgagactgactaacaacaTCAATGGGGACCCCATGGGTGGTAATTCAGCCATGATAACAAGTTTAGATAGGTGGCCGGTAAACAAATTTAGCAATCTAAAAAATATTAGCTGACATGGCCTAATTGATCCGAGGGACTTCAAAATGGCCGCCAGTTACCCATCCCCGGTGTAGTGGAATGACATGTTTTTACCTCTTTATATACCAGCATGTGTTCATCCATTAGTCCCTTGTGGTCATCATCCTCAGACATATCACTGTTGGGATAGTGAATAACAAATCTTGTATTGTTACCACGAGCAACCTGAAATAGAATGTGACATGGTTTAAAACAGTGCTTTACTTTAGCTGCATGATTTCTTATTAGGCTGCAGCATGGCATCCATGATAATTGTCTGGTCCAAATGTGTTCTATCGTTTTTGTTGCTTTTACAGTTTTGTCATGTACATCTTCCTCAGTTTATGTATGGTTGTCTTGTCACTGTCCTcatctgttttgtattttgttttaaaaatactttttaaagaaaaaaaatgtattgctcTTATCGAAAGACGAGAGATTTACACTTTCATATTTGAGTGATAACATTTTTAACACAGACTGACACATTGAAACCCATCCTCCTCAGCATACACATAACACCAGCAACAAAGTTAACTTATTTAACACAGACTGACACATTGAAACCGATCCTCCTCAGCATACACATAACACCAGCAACAAAGTTAACTTATTTAACACAGCAGACTCACACATTTAAAGTTTGTTGAGTCCTCATCagaacagagacaggagagggggatgtCTGTGCCCCAGTCTTGGTAGCCTTGTACGAGCCCACAGCATTTGAACTGAAAGTGAAGGAAACAGCACAACAGACATTTTAAAAACACGATTTACCAGGTATAGTTAAGGCCTAGTCCTGGAAGAACCTGGAGAAATCTCCAATAAAAGTGCTTTTAGTCCAGGCCTAGATTTACATAATATGGAAAACCGGCCCTAAAGACACACATACATTGAATTGGCACAAGCAGAGACCATAAGAAGCATTAAATAAAGGTGCCTTACcttagtctgtatgttgtatagCCCTTCTAAATCTGTTTGATTCGCTCCACTTAGAGGCATCCTACCTAGATGTTCCTCTCTGGTTAACTCCTCCATCTTGAAATGAATCAAGTTAACATTGAGTGTTATATTCACAGCTGAAACCTAGAATCAGTTCTGAATTTGAAATGGACAGATACAGTACATTGAATTATCAAGAATCTGATGTATTGCACCATCATACAATAACTTCTCAAATATCTTTTCACCAGAACAGCAAACAAACATTGTCTCAAGGTTGAATTAGAAAGTTAAgatatatacaggtaactgccaaaataatggaaacccttgagtaaatgagggacatGGAGTATATTGAAagtaggtgcttccacacaggtgggGTTCTTGAGTTAAGTAAGCAATTAATATCCCATAATGCTTAGAGTCATGCACAGTATGAAAATGATTTTGGCTACCATGACATGGCTATTTCCCCATGgctagggctcccgagtggtgcagcggtctaaggcacagcagtACTAGGGGCATCACTACAgggctgtatcataaccggctgtgattgggagtcccatagggcagcgcacaattgccccagtgtcgtctgggttaggggagggtttggctggtggGGGGgctggtcattgtaaataataatttgttcttaactgacttgcctagttaaataaaggttcaatataaTAAAAAGGATGATATGCCCCCATCCAAAGGGCACGAGTGGTccctgaatggtttgatgagcatgaaaacgatcgATGTAAACCACATGCCAttgccgtctcagtcaccagatctcaacctaattgaacacctatgtgagattcTGAAGCAGCTCCTGAAACAGCgttttctaccaccatcaacaGAAccccaaatgatggaatttatcATGAAAGAATGGtctcgcatccctccaatagagttctagACACTTGTAggatctatgccaaggtgcattaaaTCTGTTCTGGCTCGctgtggcccaacaccctataaagacactttatgttggtgtttcctttattttggcagttacatgtatgtatgtatgtatatatatatatatatgtgtatatatatatatatatgactacTGTACCTCGTGTTTGGCTTGATATACTTTCACACAAGCCCCAAACAGGTATAGGCTGGCCAGTGACATACCTACTGAAAACTGCACACACATATAGGTGTTATCAAGCAAAATCAATACAAAAGgttaattcaaatcaaaatcacgtCAAACAATATCACACTTTATGGGAAACAAGTTGGAAACAGGTCATGGAAAAAGCATTGATTGTTTTCAGTTGAGTTGTATGGCATGCCCTTACATATCAGAAAGGAACAGTTTGCAGTAGGGGAGATGTCAAGTCGGTAGCcagatcccagatctgtttgtgctgtatagccaactcctatgatAATTATCCAAGAcaaacaaacagatctgggatcaggctaacaCTTTGGGACAGGTCTTAGCAAGCTTACCAGAACCACAGCCCATTTCTTCTCCTTGTGAGCGCCATAGACCCCCAAGATTGACAGGACCAGGGTTGCTGCTTCTAGGACATAAAGAACTGCTATCCCTGGTAGAATCTCTATCTGTGAAAAGGAAGACAAGCCAGATTAATGATATGGCAATTCTGGGTTTATAATCATAATATTACAATGATACTGCTGAAgtctagcctggtctcagatctgtttatgctgtatagccaactcctatggttgtTGTTATACTAAACACTGTAGGAGTTggaaagacagcacaaacagatctgggaccaggctaggtgggcACGTCATTATTATAATGAAATGTGTATGATATAATTAGTATAATAGGGGCTATAAAAATAACATAATTACTTCTTCTGATTGGTGGAAGTACCCATGTCCAAATAATGTGATGGCCAGCAAGAGGGTGCTGATGATCTGAAGAGAATACAACACATGATACAAGCAATCATTACAATGTACAGGGTATTATACTGACAATTCTACTGACATTGCACAGTAAAGGTTGATACAGTAATTTGTTTCAGAGGAGAGTTGAGGGATCTATTTCTTCATAACTTCAATAATGCATTTGACCAACACCATCTACAAATGGTTTGTAAGCAGACAGTAAATTGTATTTACATATATTATACCTCATTTATAAATAGACTAAGAAATTATACATTAAGAAAGGAATAGCTGAGATACTTACTTAGTCAGCTGTATAAAAATCTAATATCAGTTATTGAATAGCCTAATATTCTGACAAAAACGTGATAACTAAGGTCAGTAGGCCTATTTGAAGATGAGAATAAACAGAATTTGTAACTTTAAAACATTTAGCAGTGCGAGGATTATACTGAGCAAATAAACAAATAGGGGCCAAATAAaaaggctgaaataaataaataagctgAACACAGCCACAAACCAGTGCTAAAAAACGTGTTCCAGTGAAAGATTAAAGCCCAGTAGCCTAATTGcaacaataaatacatttctatttcatTTTAGTGCTTCTTTTGATACTGCACTATAGAACTATCGGCTCATTATTGTTGATGAAAGTGGCACCACTAtccaacagcactgcaccccccacagctactcgcccaagccttccccatttctccttctcccaaatccagtcagctgatgttctgaaagagctgcaaaatctcgacccctacaaatcagccgggctagacaatctggaccctttctttctaaaattatctgccgaaattgttgcaacccctattactagcctcttcaacctctctttcgtgtcgtctgagattccaaaagattgaaaagcagctgctgtcatccccctcttcaaaggaggggacactcttgacccaaactgacctatatctatcctaccctgcctttctaaggtcttcaaaagccaagtcaacgaacaaattaccgaccatttagaatcccaccgcaccatctccgctatgcaatctggtttcagagctggtcatgggtgcacctcagccacgctcaaggtcctaaacgatatcgtaaccgccatcgataagaaacaatactgtgctgccgttttcattgacctggccaaggctttcgactctatcaatcaccacatcctcatcggcagactcaatagccttggtttctcaaatgattgcctcgcctggttcaccaactacttctctgatagcgCTCAATGTGtgaaatcggatggcctgttgtccggtcctctggtagtctctatgggggtgccacagggttcaattcttgggccaactcttttctctgtatacatcaatgatgtcgctcttgctgctggtgagtctctgatccacctctacgcagacgacaccattctgtatacttctggcccttctttggacactgtgttaacaaccctccagacgagcttcaatgccattcaactctccttccgtggtctccaactgctcctaaacacaagtaaaactaaatgcatgctcttcaaccgatcgctgcctgcacctgcccgcctgtccagcatcacttctctggacggttctaacttagaatttgtggacaactacaaatacctaggtgtctggttagactgtaaactctccttccagactcacatcaatcatctccaatccaaagtgaaatctagaattggcttcctgtttcgcaacaaagcatccttcactcatgctgccaaacataccctcgtaaaactgaccatcctaccgatcctcgactttggcgatgtcatttacaaaatagcctccaacactctactcaacaaattggatgcagtctatcacagtgccatccgttttgtcaccaaagccccatatactacccaccactgcgacctgtacg
This window harbors:
- the LOC115188422 gene encoding tetraspanin-8 isoform X2, whose product is MGIINICVKRAFIFVCVLIGIISTLLLAITLFGHGYFHQSEEIEILPGIAVLYVLEAATLVLSILGVYGAHKEKKWAVVLFSVGMSLASLYLFGACVKVYQAKHEMEELTREEHLGRMPLSGANQTDLEGLYNIQTKFKCCGLVQGYQDWGTDIPLSCLCSDEDSTNFKCVARGNNTRFVIHYPNSDMSEDDDHKGLMDEHMLVYKEPCLPNLLSLVGYGISLMIGTLVALQALWDIGVALAITILCQMRRKVNVPPVIFTSQPPQYRELCDTAESV
- the LOC115188422 gene encoding uncharacterized protein LOC115188422 isoform X4 is translated as MGIINICVKRAFIFVCVLIGIISTLLLAITLFGHGYFHQSEEIEILPGIAVLYVLEAATLVLSILGVYGAHKEKKWAVVLMEELTREEHLGRMPLSGANQTDLEGLYNIQTKFKCCGLVQGYQDWGTDIPLSCLCSDEDSTNFKCVARGNNTRFVIHYPNSDMSEDDDHKGLMDEHMLVYKEPCLPNLLSLVGYGISLMIGTLVALQALWDIGVALAITILCQMRRKVNVPPVIFTSQPPQYRELCDTAESV